Proteins encoded within one genomic window of Bos indicus x Bos taurus breed Angus x Brahman F1 hybrid chromosome 18, Bos_hybrid_MaternalHap_v2.0, whole genome shotgun sequence:
- the LOC113876125 gene encoding sialic acid-binding Ig-like lectin 5 isoform X2 yields the protein MLLLPLLLSLLWVGEWGWGSTNPHFPKGSLAQDLRYQLDVPRSVSVQEGLCVHVACSVYYPREGWKDSDPAHSYWFRERTDSPGDPAVATNNPEREVLSETQGRFLLVGDPWTKDCSLDIRDAQRTDTGTYIFRVERGPTVRYSYKWHPLSVRVMALTDTPDIHVQGTLASGRPTNLTCAVPWACERGTPPTFSWTGVALTSPNPESPHSSVLTLTPSPQDHGTNLTCRVTFPGAGVSTEATIRLNVSYAPQELTIRVYQKEGTVQEGQSLRLDCVPDSNPPAMISWTRESLTLSPSNSLNPGVLELPRVELRDQGLYVCQAQHPLGSKKAFLNLVVRTPPQLLGPSCSQEDEGLSCSCSTRAWPAPSLHWRLGEGLLEGNFSNASFEIASSSAGPWANSSLSLREGLSSDLRLSCEAQNAHGKQIVKILLLPGKPGPRTGVVQGAIGGAGITALLALCLIFVVKIYRKKSVERASSQDGDCPASRPASRGHYNESWSDSPSDYQTPASAASTSEKEQELYYANLSFHRPRTHNFQVWDTTEYSEIKIGK from the exons atgctgctgctgccactgctgctgtcGCTGCTGTGGGTAGGTGAGTGGGGCTGGGGCTCGACTAATCCTCATTTCCCCAAGGGGTCCCTGGCTCAGGATCTGAGATACCAGCTGGACGTGCCGCGGTCCGTGTCAGTGCAGGAGGGCCTGTGTGTCCATGTGGCCTGCTCTGTCTATTATCCCCGGGAAGGCTGGAAAGACTCTGACCCAGCTCACAGCTACTGGTTCCGGGAAAGGACAGATTCCCCTGGAGATCCCGCAGTGGCCACAAACAACCCAGAGCGTGAGGTGCTCAGTGAGACCCAGGGCCGATTCCTCCTCGTTGGAGACCCCTGGACCAAAGACTGCTCCCTGGACATCAGAGACGCCCAGAGGACGGATACGGGGACATACATCTTTAGGGTGGAGAGAGGGCCTACTGTGAGATATAGTTATAAATGGCATCCGCTTTCGGTCCGTGTGATGG CTCTGACAGACACACCTGACATCCACGTCCAGGGGACCCTAGCATCCGGCCGCCCCACCAACCTCACCTGTGCGGTGCCATGGGCCTGTGAGAGGGGGACGCCCCCCACCTTCTCCTGGACCGGTGTCGCCCTCACCTCCCCTAACCCCGAGAGTCCCCACTCCTCAGTGCTCACCCTCACCCCGAGTCCCCAGGACCACGGCACCAACCTCACGTGTCGTGTGACCTTCCCCGGAGCTGGTGTGAGCACAGAGGCGACCATCAGGCTCAATGTGTCCT ATGCACCCCAGGAGCTGACCATCAGAGTGTACCAGAAAGAAGGCACAG TCCAGGAGGGCCAGTCCCTGCGCCTGGACTGTGTTCCTGACAGCAACCCTCCTGCCATGATCAGCTGGACCCGAGAGAGCCTGACCCTGAGCCCCTCGAATTCCTTGAACCCTGGGGTCCTCGAGCTGCCCCGGGTGGAACTGAGGGACCAGGGGTTATACGTCTGCCAAGCTCAGCATCCACTGGGCTCCAAGAAAGCGTTTCTGAACCTCGTTGTGAGAA CTCCCCCGCAGCTGCTGGGCCcctcctgctcccaggaggacGAGGGTCTGAGCTGCAGCTGCTCCACGAGAGCCTGGCCGGCCCCCTCCCTGCACTGGCGGCTGGGCGAGGGGCTGCTGGAGGGGAACTTCAGTAACGCCTCCTTTGAGATCGCCTCCAGCTCCGCCGGGCCCTGGGCTAATAGCTCCCTGAGCCTCCGCGAGGGGCTCAGCTCCGACCTCAGACTCAGCTGTGAGGCCCAGAACGCCCATGGGAAACAGATCGTGAAGATCCTGCTGCTGCCAG GGAAACCAGGACCCAGGACTGGCGTGGTTCAGGGGGCCATCGGAGGAGCCGGTATCACAGCCCTGCTTGCTCTCTGTCTCATCTTTGT GGTGAAGATCTACAGGAAGAAGTCTGTGGAGAGAGCGTCGAGCCAAGATGGCGACTGCCCAGCGTCGCGTCCCGCGTCCCGG GGTCACTACAATGAATCCTGGTCAGACAGCCCCTCTGACTACCAGACCCCAGCTTCGGCTGCTTCCACCTCAGAGAAGGAACAAGAACTCTATTATGCAAACCTCAGTTTCCACAGACCGAGGACCCACAACTTTCAGGTCTGGGACACCACCGAGTACTCAGAGATCAAGATTGGGAAGTGA
- the LOC113876125 gene encoding sialic acid-binding Ig-like lectin 13 isoform X1: MLLLPLLLSLLWVGEWGWGSTNPHFPKGSLAQDLRYQLDVPRSVSVQEGLCVHVACSVYYPREGWKDSDPAHSYWFRERTDSPGDPAVATNNPEREVLSETQGRFLLVGDPWTKDCSLDIRDAQRTDTGTYIFRVERGPTVRYSYKWHPLSVRVMALTDTPDIHVQGTLASGRPTNLTCAVPWACERGTPPTFSWTGVALTSPNPESPHSSVLTLTPSPQDHGTNLTCRVTFPGAGVSTEATIRLNVSYAPQELTIRVYQKEGTGPETLGKSQSLSVQEGQSLRLDCVPDSNPPAMISWTRESLTLSPSNSLNPGVLELPRVELRDQGLYVCQAQHPLGSKKAFLNLVVRTPPQLLGPSCSQEDEGLSCSCSTRAWPAPSLHWRLGEGLLEGNFSNASFEIASSSAGPWANSSLSLREGLSSDLRLSCEAQNAHGKQIVKILLLPGKPGPRTGVVQGAIGGAGITALLALCLIFVVKIYRKKSVERASSQDGDCPASRPASRGHYNESWSDSPSDYQTPASAASTSEKEQELYYANLSFHRPRTHNFQVWDTTEYSEIKIGK, from the exons atgctgctgctgccactgctgctgtcGCTGCTGTGGGTAGGTGAGTGGGGCTGGGGCTCGACTAATCCTCATTTCCCCAAGGGGTCCCTGGCTCAGGATCTGAGATACCAGCTGGACGTGCCGCGGTCCGTGTCAGTGCAGGAGGGCCTGTGTGTCCATGTGGCCTGCTCTGTCTATTATCCCCGGGAAGGCTGGAAAGACTCTGACCCAGCTCACAGCTACTGGTTCCGGGAAAGGACAGATTCCCCTGGAGATCCCGCAGTGGCCACAAACAACCCAGAGCGTGAGGTGCTCAGTGAGACCCAGGGCCGATTCCTCCTCGTTGGAGACCCCTGGACCAAAGACTGCTCCCTGGACATCAGAGACGCCCAGAGGACGGATACGGGGACATACATCTTTAGGGTGGAGAGAGGGCCTACTGTGAGATATAGTTATAAATGGCATCCGCTTTCGGTCCGTGTGATGG CTCTGACAGACACACCTGACATCCACGTCCAGGGGACCCTAGCATCCGGCCGCCCCACCAACCTCACCTGTGCGGTGCCATGGGCCTGTGAGAGGGGGACGCCCCCCACCTTCTCCTGGACCGGTGTCGCCCTCACCTCCCCTAACCCCGAGAGTCCCCACTCCTCAGTGCTCACCCTCACCCCGAGTCCCCAGGACCACGGCACCAACCTCACGTGTCGTGTGACCTTCCCCGGAGCTGGTGTGAGCACAGAGGCGACCATCAGGCTCAATGTGTCCT ATGCACCCCAGGAGCTGACCATCAGAGTGTACCAGAAAGAAGGCACAG GACCTGAAACTCTGGGCAAAAGCCAGTCTCTTTCAGTCCAGGAGGGCCAGTCCCTGCGCCTGGACTGTGTTCCTGACAGCAACCCTCCTGCCATGATCAGCTGGACCCGAGAGAGCCTGACCCTGAGCCCCTCGAATTCCTTGAACCCTGGGGTCCTCGAGCTGCCCCGGGTGGAACTGAGGGACCAGGGGTTATACGTCTGCCAAGCTCAGCATCCACTGGGCTCCAAGAAAGCGTTTCTGAACCTCGTTGTGAGAA CTCCCCCGCAGCTGCTGGGCCcctcctgctcccaggaggacGAGGGTCTGAGCTGCAGCTGCTCCACGAGAGCCTGGCCGGCCCCCTCCCTGCACTGGCGGCTGGGCGAGGGGCTGCTGGAGGGGAACTTCAGTAACGCCTCCTTTGAGATCGCCTCCAGCTCCGCCGGGCCCTGGGCTAATAGCTCCCTGAGCCTCCGCGAGGGGCTCAGCTCCGACCTCAGACTCAGCTGTGAGGCCCAGAACGCCCATGGGAAACAGATCGTGAAGATCCTGCTGCTGCCAG GGAAACCAGGACCCAGGACTGGCGTGGTTCAGGGGGCCATCGGAGGAGCCGGTATCACAGCCCTGCTTGCTCTCTGTCTCATCTTTGT GGTGAAGATCTACAGGAAGAAGTCTGTGGAGAGAGCGTCGAGCCAAGATGGCGACTGCCCAGCGTCGCGTCCCGCGTCCCGG GGTCACTACAATGAATCCTGGTCAGACAGCCCCTCTGACTACCAGACCCCAGCTTCGGCTGCTTCCACCTCAGAGAAGGAACAAGAACTCTATTATGCAAACCTCAGTTTCCACAGACCGAGGACCCACAACTTTCAGGTCTGGGACACCACCGAGTACTCAGAGATCAAGATTGGGAAGTGA
- the LOC113876126 gene encoding myeloid cell surface antigen CD33-like, whose translation MEKGSMKWSYLSELFFLNVTAFTHQPHLLSPGDLEPGHPGNMTCSVPWACERAMPPIFSWTSAAPSSLGPRTPFSSVLTLTPRPQDHGTRLTCQVKFPRSGVMVERTILLNVTYASRNPGNICTGDGTGESGTGAGVTEGAIAGAGVTMLLVLCFGLIFFVVKIYRKKVAKTAVDMEDIYSAAEPASLDHQQESKSEESSDPTNYAGTTPSLELEQELHYSSIIFRGEKPQESPHSEYAEIRIK comes from the exons ATGGAAAAAGGAAGTATGAAATGGAGTTACCTGTCTGAACTGTTCTTCTTGAATGTGACAG CCTTCAcccaccagccccacctcctCAGCCCCGGGGACCTGGAGCCCGGCCACCCCGGGAACATGACCTGCTCTGTGCCCTGGGCCTGTGAGCGGGCCATGCCGCCCATCTTCTCCTGGACGTCAGCTGCCCCCAGCTCCCTGGGCCCCAGGACCCCCTTCTCGTCGGTGCTCACCCTCACCCCACGGCCCCAGGACCACggcaccaggctcacctgtcagGTGAAGTTCCCCAGAAGTGGGGTGATGGTGGAGCGGACCATCCTGCTCAATGTCACCT ATGCTTCACGGAACCCAGGCAATATCTGCACAGGGGATGGCACAG GGGAATCAGGGACAGGGGCAGGAGTGACTGAGGGGGCCATCGCGGGAGCTGGCGTCACCATGCTGCTTGTTCTCTGCTTCGGCCTCATCTTCTTCGT AGTGAAGATCTACAGGAAGAAGGTAGCCAAGACCGCAGTGGACATGGAGGACATCTACTCTGCCGCAGAgccagcttccctg GATCACCAGCAGGAGTCCAAGTCAGAGGAATCTTCTGACCCCACAAATTATGCAGGGACCACCCCCTCTTTGGAGTTGGAGCAGGAGTTGCATTATTCCTCCATCATCTTCCGTGGGGAGAAGCCTCAGGAGAGCCCTCACTCAGAATACGCAGAGATCAGGATCAAGTGA